One window of Triticum dicoccoides isolate Atlit2015 ecotype Zavitan chromosome 5A, WEW_v2.0, whole genome shotgun sequence genomic DNA carries:
- the LOC119301369 gene encoding agmatine deiminase-like isoform X1, producing the protein MPTQLRLLRRGYRAAAAATVAASKAGAKRKVLDGTPAALGFRMPAEWEPHDQCWIGWPVSTEDAQGFWRDAAAPAQKAFANVVDVISRFEPVTVCCNAAQYARVAHLMEHKSNVRVVEMSAYLVWLRDLGPSFVVREGDARSRREIAGVDWQYNAYGGYNDLFGPEDHQLNRRKGHEEHITQDNLVARKVLELERIPRFETNFVLEGGSIHVDGEGTCITTEQCLCHGNRNPHMSKDEIENQLKTHLGVSKVIWLPKGLFGDEVISGHVDNICCFAGPSTVLLSWIDDKSDPQHEHSAAAFDVLSNTTDAKGRKLDIIKIHVPGPLYMTEEEAQPFLGLVALGQQRLAGSYVNFYIANGGVVAPAFGDKWDEEARKVLEKVFPKHEVVMVEGGREIVLGGGNIHCATQQQPAVCSNPSDADTM; encoded by the exons ATGCCCACccagctccggcttctccggcgaggctaccgagccgccgccgccgccaccgtcgcggCGTCCAAGGCAGGGGCGAAGAGGAAGGTTCTTGATGGAACCCCGGCGGCGCTCGGCTTCCGGATGCCGGCTGAGTGGGAGCCGCACGACCAGTGCTGGATTGGGTGGCCGGTCAGTACTGAG GATGCTCAAGGATTTTGGAGAGATGCGGCTGCCCCTGCTCAAAAAGCCTTTGCAAATGTTGTAGATGTAATCTCAAGGTTTGAGCCTGTCACTGTATGCTGTAACGCTGCCCAG TACGCGAGGGTAGCCCATTTGATGGAACATAAATCCAACGTTAGAGTGGTAGAGATGAGCGCCTATCTTGTTTGGTTGCGTGATTTGGGCCCCAGT TTTGTTGTGCGTGAAGGCGACGCAAGATCGAGGAGAGAAATTGCAGGGGTGGATTGGCAGTACAATGCATATGGAG GTTATAATGATTTATTTGGGCCAGAAGATCATCAGCTCAATAGGAGAAAAG GACATGAAGaacatataactcaagacaaccttgTTGCCAGGAAG GTTTTGGAATTGGAGAGGATTCCTAGGTTTGAAACCAATTTTGTTCTTGAAGGTGGAAGCATTCATGTCGACGGAGAAG GAACATGTATCACCACTGAGCAGTGTTTATGCCATGGAAACAGAAATCCCCATATGAGTAAGGATGAGATAGAGAACCAGCTGAAGACTCATCTTGGTGTGTCGAAGGTCATATGGTTACCCAAAGGGCTTTTCG GGGATGAAGTGATCAGTGGGCATGTTGACAACATATGCTGCTTTGCGGGACCATCCACTGTCCTCTTATCATGGATCGACGACAAATCTGATCCTCAGCATGAACATTCAGCTGCCGCATTCGATGTTCTGTCCAATACCACTGATGCCAAGGGCCGGAAGTTAGATATTATCAAGATTCATGTCCCTGGGCCACTGTACATGACTGAAGAAGAAGCACAACCATTTCTAGGCTTG GTGGCATTAGGGCAGCAGAGGCTAGCTGGGTCGTATGTGAACTTCTACATCGCCAATGGTGGGGTTGTAGCACCAGCCTTTGGTGACAAGTGGGATGAAGAAGCACGCAAAGTTTTGGAGAAAGTGTTTCCCAAACACGAG GTGGTGATGGTGGAAGGGGGGAGGGAGATTGTCCTCGGAGGAGGAAACATTCATTGCGCGACGCAGCAGCAACCTGCCGTTTGCTCCAATCCCTCTGATGCAGACACCATGTAG
- the LOC119301369 gene encoding agmatine deiminase-like isoform X3 — protein sequence MPTQLRLLRRGYRAAAAATVAASKAGAKRKVLDGTPAALGFRMPAEWEPHDQCWIGWPVSTEDAQGFWRDAAAPAQKAFANVVDVISRFEPVTVCCNAAQFVVREGDARSRREIAGVDWQYNAYGGYNDLFGPEDHQLNRRKGHEEHITQDNLVARKVLELERIPRFETNFVLEGGSIHVDGEGTCITTEQCLCHGNRNPHMSKDEIENQLKTHLGVSKVIWLPKGLFGDEVISGHVDNICCFAGPSTVLLSWIDDKSDPQHEHSAAAFDVLSNTTDAKGRKLDIIKIHVPGPLYMTEEEAQPFLGLVALGQQRLAGSYVNFYIANGGVVAPAFGDKWDEEARKVLEKVFPKHEVVMVEGGREIVLGGGNIHCATQQQPAVCSNPSDADTM from the exons ATGCCCACccagctccggcttctccggcgaggctaccgagccgccgccgccgccaccgtcgcggCGTCCAAGGCAGGGGCGAAGAGGAAGGTTCTTGATGGAACCCCGGCGGCGCTCGGCTTCCGGATGCCGGCTGAGTGGGAGCCGCACGACCAGTGCTGGATTGGGTGGCCGGTCAGTACTGAG GATGCTCAAGGATTTTGGAGAGATGCGGCTGCCCCTGCTCAAAAAGCCTTTGCAAATGTTGTAGATGTAATCTCAAGGTTTGAGCCTGTCACTGTATGCTGTAACGCTGCCCAG TTTGTTGTGCGTGAAGGCGACGCAAGATCGAGGAGAGAAATTGCAGGGGTGGATTGGCAGTACAATGCATATGGAG GTTATAATGATTTATTTGGGCCAGAAGATCATCAGCTCAATAGGAGAAAAG GACATGAAGaacatataactcaagacaaccttgTTGCCAGGAAG GTTTTGGAATTGGAGAGGATTCCTAGGTTTGAAACCAATTTTGTTCTTGAAGGTGGAAGCATTCATGTCGACGGAGAAG GAACATGTATCACCACTGAGCAGTGTTTATGCCATGGAAACAGAAATCCCCATATGAGTAAGGATGAGATAGAGAACCAGCTGAAGACTCATCTTGGTGTGTCGAAGGTCATATGGTTACCCAAAGGGCTTTTCG GGGATGAAGTGATCAGTGGGCATGTTGACAACATATGCTGCTTTGCGGGACCATCCACTGTCCTCTTATCATGGATCGACGACAAATCTGATCCTCAGCATGAACATTCAGCTGCCGCATTCGATGTTCTGTCCAATACCACTGATGCCAAGGGCCGGAAGTTAGATATTATCAAGATTCATGTCCCTGGGCCACTGTACATGACTGAAGAAGAAGCACAACCATTTCTAGGCTTG GTGGCATTAGGGCAGCAGAGGCTAGCTGGGTCGTATGTGAACTTCTACATCGCCAATGGTGGGGTTGTAGCACCAGCCTTTGGTGACAAGTGGGATGAAGAAGCACGCAAAGTTTTGGAGAAAGTGTTTCCCAAACACGAG GTGGTGATGGTGGAAGGGGGGAGGGAGATTGTCCTCGGAGGAGGAAACATTCATTGCGCGACGCAGCAGCAACCTGCCGTTTGCTCCAATCCCTCTGATGCAGACACCATGTAG
- the LOC119301369 gene encoding agmatine deiminase-like isoform X2, which translates to MPTQLRLLRRGYRAAAAATVAASKAGAKRKVLDGTPAALGFRMPAEWEPHDQCWIGWPDAQGFWRDAAAPAQKAFANVVDVISRFEPVTVCCNAAQYARVAHLMEHKSNVRVVEMSAYLVWLRDLGPSFVVREGDARSRREIAGVDWQYNAYGGYNDLFGPEDHQLNRRKGHEEHITQDNLVARKVLELERIPRFETNFVLEGGSIHVDGEGTCITTEQCLCHGNRNPHMSKDEIENQLKTHLGVSKVIWLPKGLFGDEVISGHVDNICCFAGPSTVLLSWIDDKSDPQHEHSAAAFDVLSNTTDAKGRKLDIIKIHVPGPLYMTEEEAQPFLGLVALGQQRLAGSYVNFYIANGGVVAPAFGDKWDEEARKVLEKVFPKHEVVMVEGGREIVLGGGNIHCATQQQPAVCSNPSDADTM; encoded by the exons ATGCCCACccagctccggcttctccggcgaggctaccgagccgccgccgccgccaccgtcgcggCGTCCAAGGCAGGGGCGAAGAGGAAGGTTCTTGATGGAACCCCGGCGGCGCTCGGCTTCCGGATGCCGGCTGAGTGGGAGCCGCACGACCAGTGCTGGATTGGGTGGCCG GATGCTCAAGGATTTTGGAGAGATGCGGCTGCCCCTGCTCAAAAAGCCTTTGCAAATGTTGTAGATGTAATCTCAAGGTTTGAGCCTGTCACTGTATGCTGTAACGCTGCCCAG TACGCGAGGGTAGCCCATTTGATGGAACATAAATCCAACGTTAGAGTGGTAGAGATGAGCGCCTATCTTGTTTGGTTGCGTGATTTGGGCCCCAGT TTTGTTGTGCGTGAAGGCGACGCAAGATCGAGGAGAGAAATTGCAGGGGTGGATTGGCAGTACAATGCATATGGAG GTTATAATGATTTATTTGGGCCAGAAGATCATCAGCTCAATAGGAGAAAAG GACATGAAGaacatataactcaagacaaccttgTTGCCAGGAAG GTTTTGGAATTGGAGAGGATTCCTAGGTTTGAAACCAATTTTGTTCTTGAAGGTGGAAGCATTCATGTCGACGGAGAAG GAACATGTATCACCACTGAGCAGTGTTTATGCCATGGAAACAGAAATCCCCATATGAGTAAGGATGAGATAGAGAACCAGCTGAAGACTCATCTTGGTGTGTCGAAGGTCATATGGTTACCCAAAGGGCTTTTCG GGGATGAAGTGATCAGTGGGCATGTTGACAACATATGCTGCTTTGCGGGACCATCCACTGTCCTCTTATCATGGATCGACGACAAATCTGATCCTCAGCATGAACATTCAGCTGCCGCATTCGATGTTCTGTCCAATACCACTGATGCCAAGGGCCGGAAGTTAGATATTATCAAGATTCATGTCCCTGGGCCACTGTACATGACTGAAGAAGAAGCACAACCATTTCTAGGCTTG GTGGCATTAGGGCAGCAGAGGCTAGCTGGGTCGTATGTGAACTTCTACATCGCCAATGGTGGGGTTGTAGCACCAGCCTTTGGTGACAAGTGGGATGAAGAAGCACGCAAAGTTTTGGAGAAAGTGTTTCCCAAACACGAG GTGGTGATGGTGGAAGGGGGGAGGGAGATTGTCCTCGGAGGAGGAAACATTCATTGCGCGACGCAGCAGCAACCTGCCGTTTGCTCCAATCCCTCTGATGCAGACACCATGTAG
- the LOC119301369 gene encoding agmatine deiminase-like isoform X4, whose amino-acid sequence MPTQLRLLRRGYRAAAAATVAASKAGAKRKVLDGTPAALGFRMPAEWEPHDQCWIGWPDAQGFWRDAAAPAQKAFANVVDVISRFEPVTVCCNAAQFVVREGDARSRREIAGVDWQYNAYGGYNDLFGPEDHQLNRRKGHEEHITQDNLVARKVLELERIPRFETNFVLEGGSIHVDGEGTCITTEQCLCHGNRNPHMSKDEIENQLKTHLGVSKVIWLPKGLFGDEVISGHVDNICCFAGPSTVLLSWIDDKSDPQHEHSAAAFDVLSNTTDAKGRKLDIIKIHVPGPLYMTEEEAQPFLGLVALGQQRLAGSYVNFYIANGGVVAPAFGDKWDEEARKVLEKVFPKHEVVMVEGGREIVLGGGNIHCATQQQPAVCSNPSDADTM is encoded by the exons ATGCCCACccagctccggcttctccggcgaggctaccgagccgccgccgccgccaccgtcgcggCGTCCAAGGCAGGGGCGAAGAGGAAGGTTCTTGATGGAACCCCGGCGGCGCTCGGCTTCCGGATGCCGGCTGAGTGGGAGCCGCACGACCAGTGCTGGATTGGGTGGCCG GATGCTCAAGGATTTTGGAGAGATGCGGCTGCCCCTGCTCAAAAAGCCTTTGCAAATGTTGTAGATGTAATCTCAAGGTTTGAGCCTGTCACTGTATGCTGTAACGCTGCCCAG TTTGTTGTGCGTGAAGGCGACGCAAGATCGAGGAGAGAAATTGCAGGGGTGGATTGGCAGTACAATGCATATGGAG GTTATAATGATTTATTTGGGCCAGAAGATCATCAGCTCAATAGGAGAAAAG GACATGAAGaacatataactcaagacaaccttgTTGCCAGGAAG GTTTTGGAATTGGAGAGGATTCCTAGGTTTGAAACCAATTTTGTTCTTGAAGGTGGAAGCATTCATGTCGACGGAGAAG GAACATGTATCACCACTGAGCAGTGTTTATGCCATGGAAACAGAAATCCCCATATGAGTAAGGATGAGATAGAGAACCAGCTGAAGACTCATCTTGGTGTGTCGAAGGTCATATGGTTACCCAAAGGGCTTTTCG GGGATGAAGTGATCAGTGGGCATGTTGACAACATATGCTGCTTTGCGGGACCATCCACTGTCCTCTTATCATGGATCGACGACAAATCTGATCCTCAGCATGAACATTCAGCTGCCGCATTCGATGTTCTGTCCAATACCACTGATGCCAAGGGCCGGAAGTTAGATATTATCAAGATTCATGTCCCTGGGCCACTGTACATGACTGAAGAAGAAGCACAACCATTTCTAGGCTTG GTGGCATTAGGGCAGCAGAGGCTAGCTGGGTCGTATGTGAACTTCTACATCGCCAATGGTGGGGTTGTAGCACCAGCCTTTGGTGACAAGTGGGATGAAGAAGCACGCAAAGTTTTGGAGAAAGTGTTTCCCAAACACGAG GTGGTGATGGTGGAAGGGGGGAGGGAGATTGTCCTCGGAGGAGGAAACATTCATTGCGCGACGCAGCAGCAACCTGCCGTTTGCTCCAATCCCTCTGATGCAGACACCATGTAG
- the LOC119301370 gene encoding THO complex subunit 6-like: MAAAAATAQPGLDAREWDEAAYRRGILRERDLSCRTLFRAVFYDQRDEADPDVLLAAASSDGSLASFSLSSCISSSASAHAAPQPAAAALVDPVSIVQAHSGPVYDAKFYNDPIQPLLFSCGDDGHIRGWRWHEMQSCLLPLSLQGDHVEPILDLVNPQHEGPWGARSPIPENNAIAISKQDGSLFAAAGDACAYCWDVESGKCKMTFKGHTDYLHSIAVREANHQVVTGSEDGTARIWDCRSGKCTQTIRPVQNKKFEGSWVGCIAIDASESWLACGTSSGISVWSLLSNECIFNADCGAPVQDLLFDKNQILAVGAEPVLSRFMINGVVVSQIKCAPPSAFSVSMHSSGMAAVAGHGGLVDVISGFGSHLCAFRCRGLDR; this comes from the exons atggcggcggcggcggcgacggcgcagcCAGGGCTCGACGCGCGCGAGTGGGACGAGGCGGCGTACCGGCGGGGCATCCTGCGGGAGCGCGACCTCTCCTGCCGCACCCTCTTCCGCGCCGTCTTCTACGACCAGCGCGACGAAGCCGACCCGgacgtcctcctcgccgccgcctccagcGACGGCTCCCTCGCCTCCTTCTCGCTGTCCTCCTGCatatcctcctccgcctccgcccacGCCGCCCCCCAG CCGGCTGCCGCCGCGCTGGTCGACCCCGTCTCTATCGTCCAAGCGCACAGCGGCCCCGTTTACgacgccaagttctacaatgatccGATTCAGCCGCTGCTCTTCAG CTGCGGGGATGACGGCCACATTCGGGGTTGGAGATGGCACGAGATGCAGAGCTGCCTTCTGCCACTCTCTCTGCAAG GGGATCATGTTGAACCAATACTTGACTTGGTTAACCCTCAGCATGA AGGCCCTTGGGGTGCACGGTCTCCAATACCAGAAAATAATGCCATTGCAATTAGCAAACAG GATGGATCTCTTTTTGCGGCAGCGGGTGATGCATGTGCTTATTGCTGGGATGTG gAAAGTGGCAAGTGTAAAATGACCTTTAAGGGGCATACTGACTATTTGCATAGTATCGCAGTTCGTGAAGCGAACCACCAG GTGGTAACTGGATCAGAGGATGGAACAGCCCGTATCtggg ATTGCAGAAGTGGGAAGTGTACGCAGACGATACGTCCAGTACAGAACAAGAAATTTGAGGGCTCGTGGGTCGGCTGCATTGCCATTGATGCGAGTGAAAGTTGGCTG GCTTGTGGTACTTCTAGTGGTATATCAGTTTGGAGTCTTCTTTCAAATGAGTGCATCTTTAACGCAGATTGTGGTGCTCCTGTTCAAGATCTGTTGTTTGACAAAAATCAA ATTTTAGCGGTTGGCGCTGAACCTGTGCTCTCCCGTTTCATGATCAACGGGGTTGTTGTTTCGCAAATAAAGTGCGCTCCTCCATCGGCATTTTCCGTCTCCATGCATTCGTCCGGG ATGGCAGCTGTTGCTGGGCATGGGGGTCTGGTGGATGTCATCTCTGGATTCGGGAGCCATCTCTGCGCATTTCGTTGCCGTGGTCTGGATAGGTAA
- the LOC119301371 gene encoding uncharacterized protein LOC119301371 has product MAAAEARAAWQRAANRCLFQEDAKRAPKLACCPPTMQQHEANSGNPTSPRDCHIPNFMHLNWNPMNSNQPIDAWFLQLQPNFGCHKVLSGEHLNYMGGEANAKKVDSFSPVSTLDDINTKKSECPSEPPWMISTAFMKQTSEAPCEGCPQTSLKCRGNSNNFLHEDKEVMDFKTFDPLFPKKPKKACYEMDPPWEQDRKSQPWWQVADEEGLASLVAERAMQHIENNDLPKPTQIVRIHGAKLNGHENKDGCGNSSSSSGKESQPQLHDTMMCSYSLSSTNEMNSSDGGGWQQTRKNDAHGGTQDSYSSGDHTPGSKPTYQNQKDAERAQLLDALRHSQTRAREAEVAAKNAHDEKDHVVKLLFRQASHLFACKQWLKMLQLENICLQLRLKEHQIAAMFPELPWTVMKDEKAEPEGERKGRAKKKGRRQNKEGGFCKAIMFAVGVGIVGAGLLLGWTFGWLLPRL; this is encoded by the exons ATGGCGGCGGCAGAAGCGAGAGCTGCTTGGCAACGGGCCGCAAACCGCTGCTTATTTCAGGAGGATGCAAAGAGAGCTCCAAAACTGGCCTGCTGTCCACCGACAATGCAACAGCATGAAGCAAACAGCGGGAACCCCACCAGTCCGCGAGACTGCCACATCCCGAATTTCATGCATTTGAACTGGAACCCGATGAACTCCAATCAGCCAATAGATGCCTGGTTTCTTCAGCTGCAGCCCAATTTCGGGTGCCACAAGGTGCTTTCTGGCGAGCATCTGAATTACATGGGCGGAGAAGCCAATGCCAAGAAAGTGGACAGTTTCTCGCCTGTCTCTACTCTTGACGACATCAACACGAAGAAGAGCGAGTGCCCTTCTGAGCCACCGTGGATGATTTCGACGGCTTTTATGAAGCAAACATCTGAAGCACCTTGCGAAGGGTGCCCTCAAACGAGTCTCAAGTGCAGAGGAAATTCCAATAACTTCCTTCACGAGGATAAAGAGGTTATGGACTTCAAAACTTTTGATCCTTTGTTTCCGAAGAAACCGAAGAAGGCATGCTATGAGATGGATCCACCTTGGGAACAAGACAGGAAGTCTCAGCCCTGGTGGCAAGTagctgacgaggaaggattggcttcgCTTGTTGCAGAAAGAGCAATGCAGCACATTGAGAACAATGATCTGCCAAAACCCACTCAGATAGTGCGTATTCATGGGGCAAAATTGAACGGCCATGAAAACAAGGATGGCTGTGGgaattcatcttcttcttctggtaAAGAGTCGCAGCCTCAACTTCACGACACTATGATGTGCAGCTATAGCCTCTCAAGCACCAATGAGATGAATTCATCTGACGGTGGAGGCTGGCAACAGACTCGCAAAAATGATGCGCATGG GGGCACGCAGGATTCATATAGTAGTGGTGATCATACACCAGGCAGCAAGCCCACATATCAGAATCAGAAAGACGCCGAGAGGGCCCAGCTACTGGACGCTCTTCGCCATTCGCAGACACGGGCTAGGGAAGCCGAGGTGGCTGCCAAGAATGCTCATGATGAGAAAGACCATGTCGTCAAGCTACTGTTTCGTCAGGCCTCGCACCTCTTTGCGTGTAAGCAGTGGCTGAAAATGCTGCAGCTGGAGAACATATGCCTCCAGCTCAGGCTGAAAGAGCATCAGATAGCAGCCATGTTCCCGGAGCTTCCCTGGACGGTGATGAAGGATGAGAAGGCCGAGCCAGAAGGGGAGCGAAAAGGCAGGGCAAAGAAGAAAGGCAGGAGGCAGAACAAGGAAGGTGGCTTCTGCAAGGCCATCATGTTTGCAGTTGGCGTAGGCATCGTCGGCGCGGGATTGCTCCTTGGCTGGACCTTTGGGTGGCTGCTGCCCAGGTTGTAA